The following are encoded together in the Manduca sexta isolate Smith_Timp_Sample1 chromosome 22, JHU_Msex_v1.0, whole genome shotgun sequence genome:
- the LOC115442610 gene encoding beta-1,4-mannosyltransferase egh, translating to MLRGRIKHLLHCTFFISFIFLFLVFAGAINLDDKEKEIIDPWGAYGVYGTIILYILRLFTLLTIPQVLCNFAGLTLFNAFPGKVKLKGSPLLAPFICIRVVTRGDFPKLVRDNVTRNMNMCIDVGMENFMIEVVTDKAINLPKHRRVREVVVPSEYKTKTGALFKSRALQYCLEDNVNILAENDWIVHLDEETLLTDNSVRGILNFVMDGQHQFGQGLITYANEHIVNWLTTLADSFRVADDMGKLRFQFYLFHKPLFSWKGSYVVTQVSAEKKVSFDNGLDGSVAEDCYFAMKGYKEGYTFNFVEGEMWEKSPFTLWDFMQQRKRWIQGILLVVHSKEIPVINKIFLAISCYSWVTLPLSTSNVLLAAICPIPCPHVLDLLCGFIGAVNIYMYIFGVIKSFPIYRFGPLKFFLFVGGALATIPFNIVIENVAVVWGMLGKKHKFYIVNKEIKIPVTV from the exons ATGCTAAGGGGAAGAATCAAGCACTTACTTCactgtacattttttatatcatttatatttttgttccttGTGTTTGCTGGTGCTATAAATTTGGATGACAAGGAAAAGGAGATAATTGATCCTTGGGGAGCATATGGAGTGTATGGtacaataattttgtacatattaaGGTTGTTTACTCTGTTAACAATACCCCAGGTGCTCTGCAATTTTGCAGGACTAACACTGTTCAATGCTTTCCCTGGTAAAGTGAAACTTAAAGGATCTCCACTACTTGCaccttttatttgtattagagTGGTGACTAGAGGTGACTTTCCTAAACTTGTCAGAGATAATGTTACAAGAAATATGAACATGTGTATTGATGTGGGCATGGAGAATTTTATGATTGAAGTAGTCACTGACAAAGCTATTAATCTGCCAAAACATAGAAGAGTCCGTGAAGTGGTTGTACCATCAGAATACAAGACTAAAACTGGTGCATTGTTTAAATCTCGTGCACTGCAGTATTGTCTTGAAGATAATGTCAATATATTAGCAGAGAATGACTGGATTGTGCACTTAGATGAAGAGACTTTACTCACAGATAATTCTGTTAGaggaattttgaattttgtgatGGATGGCCAACATCAGTTTGGACAAGGGCTCATTACTTATGCTAATGAACATATTGTGAACTGGTTGACAACATTGGCTGATAGTTTTCGTGTAGCTGATGATATGGGAAAGCTACGATTCCAATTTTATTTGTTCCACAAGCCCCTCTTTAGTTGGAAAGGTTCTTATGTTGTAACACAA GTTAGTGCTGAGAAAAAAGTGTCATTTGACAATGGGCTTGATGGATCTGTCGCGGAGGACTGTTATTTTGCTATGAAAGGCTATAAAGAAGGCTACACATTTAACTTTGTAGAAGGAGAAATGTGGGAGAAGTCACCCTTCACCCTGTGGGACTTCATGCAGCAAAGGAAAAGGTGGATACAAGGTATACTTTTGGTGGTACATTCTAAAGAAATAcctgttattaataaaatattcttagcaATTTCATGTTATTCATGGGTAACACTACCATTATCAACAAGTAATGTTCTGCTAGCTGCCATTTGCCCTATACCTTGTCCACATGTTTTAGATTTGTTGTGTGGATTTATAGGGgctgttaatatttatatgtacatatttggTGTAATCAAATCTTTCCCTATCTATAGATTTGGGCCGTTAAAGTTCTTCTTATTTGTGGGTGGTGCTTTGGCTACTATTCCCTTTAATATAGTTATTGAAAATGTTGCTGTAGTTTGGGGTATGTTAGGTAAAAAGCACaagttttatattgtaaacaagGAAATTAAGATACCAGTGACTGTATGA